The Alphaproteobacteria bacterium genome has a segment encoding these proteins:
- a CDS encoding IclR family transcriptional regulator: MSQKYANRSVDRALDILEYLDVHRQPMRITDIARGVGLSVGTTYRLLEVLVGRRFVFKNSSTRRYTLGFEVFRIGATGPAMQITSARAKPLLARLAADLEADVFIGARDGIRVQILDRLDGAKVGNRTLNAVDSYVDAHACAIGKVLLAYQVAGNLDAQYVHQTLPRHTANTVTSITRLAEDLAEVLATGHAVENEELVSGMSGIAVPIINIAGDAYLAVWVVCPTGTFTSNWRKRALARTKVVARMIAEYRASEA, from the coding sequence ATGTCTCAGAAGTATGCCAACAGGTCGGTCGATCGTGCGCTCGACATCCTCGAATATCTGGATGTTCACCGGCAGCCGATGCGCATCACGGATATCGCAAGAGGCGTCGGACTCAGCGTCGGTACGACATATCGCTTGCTGGAAGTATTGGTCGGGCGCCGGTTTGTATTCAAGAATTCGTCGACACGCCGCTACACGCTCGGATTTGAAGTGTTCCGCATCGGCGCGACGGGGCCGGCGATGCAGATCACCAGCGCACGCGCCAAACCCTTGCTCGCCCGGCTTGCTGCAGATCTCGAAGCGGACGTCTTTATCGGTGCCCGGGATGGTATTCGGGTTCAGATACTCGATCGTCTGGATGGCGCCAAAGTCGGCAACCGTACCTTGAACGCCGTCGATTCCTATGTCGACGCGCATGCCTGTGCCATCGGAAAGGTGCTGCTGGCCTACCAGGTCGCGGGCAATCTCGACGCGCAGTATGTCCACCAGACATTGCCGCGTCATACCGCCAACACCGTAACGTCCATCACCCGACTGGCCGAGGATCTGGCGGAAGTGCTGGCCACTGGACATGCCGTGGAGAACGAGGAACTCGTCTCCGGTATGTCGGGTATCGCCGTGCCCATTATCAATATCGCCGGCGACGCGTATCTCGCGGTCTGGGTGGTGTGCCCGACCGGCACCTTCACGTCGAACTGGCGGAAACGGGCGTTGGCCCGCACGAAGGTCGTGGCGCGCATGATTGCCGAGTACAGGGCGAGCGAAGCCTAG
- a CDS encoding DMT family transporter gives MSTTVPTEMTPRARLTAIGIMCLASLCFIAMHGFIKTVRGDVPIGMIIWSQYTIQAVLLTTLLAPRLSRVVSTQLLGLQVLRALALMAAVSGMFIAVGLMPLADAITIGFVAPLMITAAASWLLKEHVTRGQWLAILIGFGGVLIVIRPGSSIFDAASLVPLGAAICVALYQTLTRPISQAVAPVSMLYTATIVGLVVSTLALPLFWETPDLRQIGYLGAAACLGAAAHFLLIRAYHAAPASLVAPFSYSEIVWASAIGFAAFGDVPDGATLIGAAVLIASGLYLLRGPRTQAARQL, from the coding sequence ATGTCCACAACCGTTCCGACAGAAATGACGCCGCGCGCGCGGCTGACGGCAATCGGCATCATGTGCCTGGCGTCGCTGTGCTTCATCGCCATGCACGGCTTCATCAAGACGGTGCGCGGCGATGTCCCGATCGGGATGATCATCTGGTCGCAATATACAATACAGGCCGTGCTGTTGACGACACTTCTGGCACCACGCCTGTCGCGTGTCGTGTCGACCCAGCTTCTCGGCCTGCAGGTATTGCGCGCGCTGGCGCTGATGGCGGCGGTCAGCGGAATGTTCATCGCGGTCGGCCTGATGCCCCTGGCGGACGCCATCACCATTGGCTTTGTCGCGCCGCTGATGATCACCGCCGCGGCGTCATGGCTCCTGAAGGAACACGTCACGCGCGGGCAGTGGCTGGCCATTCTGATCGGGTTCGGCGGTGTGCTCATCGTCATCCGGCCCGGCAGCAGCATCTTCGACGCCGCCTCGCTCGTGCCGCTGGGCGCGGCGATCTGCGTGGCGCTCTATCAGACCCTGACCCGGCCGATCAGCCAGGCCGTGGCACCGGTCTCGATGCTCTATACCGCAACCATTGTCGGTCTGGTCGTATCGACGCTGGCGCTCCCGCTATTCTGGGAAACGCCGGACCTCCGGCAAATCGGCTATCTCGGCGCCGCGGCCTGCCTGGGAGCGGCGGCGCATTTCCTGCTGATCCGCGCCTACCATGCCGCGCCGGCGTCACTGGTCGCACCCTTCTCGTACAGCGAGATCGTCTGGGCGTCGGCAATCGGCTTCGCCGCTTTCGGCGATGTGCCTGATGGCGCGACGCTCATCGGTGCCGCTGTCCTGATCGCGAGCGGTCTGTATTTGCTGCGCGGCCCACGGACCCAGGCCGCCCGACAATTGTAA
- a CDS encoding LLM class flavin-dependent oxidoreductase produces MKKIGFLSFGHWSAGQGSQVRSGSDALLQSIDLAVAAEELGADGAYFRVHHFARQLASPFPLLAAAGAKTSRIELGTGVIDMRYENPLYMVEDAGAADLIADGRLQLGISRGSGEQVNDGWRYFGYQPAEGEDHADMARRHTAAFLEVLKGEGFAEPNPQPMFPNPPGMLRVEPHAEGLRDRIWWGAASNATAVWAAKMGMNLQSSTLKTDETGEAFHVQQAEQIRAYRAAWKEAGHSREPRTSVSRSIFALMNDMDRAYFGRSGESEDHVGFLDPNTRSIFGRSYAAEPEVLIEQLAKDEAIAEADTLLLTVPNQLGVEYNAHVIESILTHIAPALGWR; encoded by the coding sequence ATGAAGAAAATCGGCTTCCTGTCATTCGGACACTGGTCTGCCGGACAAGGCTCGCAAGTGCGCTCCGGATCAGATGCGCTGCTCCAGTCCATCGACCTCGCCGTTGCGGCCGAAGAGCTCGGCGCGGACGGCGCCTACTTTCGGGTGCATCACTTCGCCCGTCAGCTGGCCTCGCCTTTCCCCCTGCTGGCCGCCGCCGGGGCGAAGACCAGCCGCATCGAGCTCGGGACCGGCGTCATCGATATGCGCTACGAGAACCCGCTGTACATGGTGGAGGATGCCGGCGCGGCCGATCTGATCGCCGACGGGCGGCTTCAGCTCGGCATCAGCCGCGGCTCGGGCGAACAGGTGAACGATGGTTGGCGTTATTTCGGCTACCAGCCCGCCGAGGGCGAAGACCATGCCGACATGGCCCGGCGACACACCGCCGCCTTCCTCGAAGTTTTGAAGGGCGAGGGTTTCGCGGAACCCAACCCGCAGCCGATGTTCCCCAATCCCCCCGGCATGCTTCGGGTCGAGCCCCACGCCGAAGGCCTGCGGGACAGGATCTGGTGGGGCGCGGCGTCGAACGCGACCGCCGTGTGGGCCGCCAAGATGGGCATGAACCTGCAGAGCTCGACCCTCAAGACCGACGAGACCGGCGAGGCCTTCCACGTGCAGCAGGCCGAACAGATCCGGGCCTACCGTGCCGCCTGGAAGGAAGCCGGCCACAGCCGGGAACCGCGCACGTCGGTCAGCCGCAGTATCTTTGCGCTGATGAACGACATGGACAGAGCCTATTTCGGGCGGTCCGGCGAGAGCGAGGACCATGTCGGGTTCCTCGACCCCAATACCCGGTCCATCTTCGGGCGCAGCTACGCTGCCGAACCGGAAGTCCTGATCGAACAGCTCGCGAAGGACGAGGCGATAGCCGAGGCCGACACGCTTCTCTTGACCGTGCCGAACCAGCTGGGCGTGGAGTACAACGCCCATGTGATCGAATCGATCCTGACCCACATCGCGCCGGCGCTCGGCTGGAGATAA
- a CDS encoding NADPH:quinone reductase has translation MRAAFYDKLGHAKDVMQVGEQPTPEPGPGEVRVKLETSGVNPSDYKARWRGRGGGIPFPLIIPHSDGAGVIDVVGDGVDASRVGNRVWLMNGNWMRPFGTAAEYICMESKYVIDLPDGVDMAEAACFGIPFLTAHRAVMFNGAVDGLTVLVQGGAGAVGHHAIQVAKANGARVITTISSDEKAAYALDAGADEAVNYRTEDVPARIQALTDGKGADRIVDTNLSANGPMYGQILAPRGKAVIYSTDDDMASVPAHDFIVRWASLNWFIIYTINDEERDEGVAALNKMLADGTLKTTIARRFSLDEIVEAHEMVEASSHLGNLVIDIG, from the coding sequence ATGCGCGCTGCATTCTACGACAAGCTCGGACACGCCAAAGATGTCATGCAGGTGGGTGAGCAGCCCACGCCGGAACCGGGTCCGGGAGAGGTCCGCGTGAAGCTGGAGACGTCGGGCGTGAACCCGTCGGACTACAAGGCGCGGTGGCGGGGCCGGGGCGGCGGCATACCCTTCCCGTTGATTATCCCGCACAGCGATGGAGCAGGGGTGATCGACGTTGTGGGGGACGGTGTGGACGCCAGCCGCGTGGGCAATCGCGTCTGGCTGATGAACGGCAACTGGATGCGTCCGTTCGGGACGGCAGCTGAATATATCTGCATGGAATCGAAGTACGTCATCGACCTGCCGGATGGTGTGGATATGGCCGAGGCGGCATGCTTCGGCATTCCCTTCCTCACCGCCCACCGGGCCGTCATGTTCAATGGCGCTGTCGATGGGTTGACGGTTCTCGTGCAGGGCGGTGCCGGTGCGGTGGGTCACCATGCCATCCAGGTCGCCAAGGCCAATGGCGCGCGTGTGATCACGACCATCAGCTCGGACGAGAAAGCCGCGTATGCGCTTGATGCCGGCGCGGACGAGGCGGTGAACTACCGGACTGAAGATGTACCGGCGCGCATTCAGGCGCTGACAGACGGCAAGGGTGCCGACCGTATTGTCGACACGAACCTCTCGGCGAATGGCCCGATGTACGGCCAGATTCTCGCGCCCCGCGGGAAGGCGGTCATTTACAGCACCGACGACGATATGGCGTCGGTTCCCGCCCATGATTTCATCGTGCGATGGGCGTCACTCAACTGGTTCATCATCTACACGATCAACGATGAAGAGCGCGACGAGGGGGTGGCGGCACTCAACAAGATGTTGGCGGACGGCACCCTCAAGACCACGATCGCCAGGCGATTTTCACTCGACGAGATCGTCGAGGCGCACGAAATGGTGGAAGCGTCCAGCCATCTCGGCAACCTCGTCATCGATATCGGGTAA
- a CDS encoding dienelactone hydrolase family protein, whose protein sequence is MAEILVPYEYDGRQFEGAVVWDDSVNDPRPMIFMQPDWFGVCRHTLDMAAEAAGKNYVMLVADMYGVGYGERDKDFDELLASAQGARRDLPLVRDGGTSALKALLAVAREQAPVADGPLGAIGFCMGGGIVLEQARAGADFAGTVIFHVTLPNPVDESATPDFRGRVLAIHGRADPVTPKDMMDALETELTTAEVDWQTMTFGNATHAFCVRGESNPPMTRFDEELCGKSYRMMHEFFAETL, encoded by the coding sequence ATGGCCGAGATCTTGGTGCCGTACGAGTATGACGGTCGGCAGTTCGAGGGCGCGGTGGTGTGGGACGATAGCGTCAACGACCCGCGCCCCATGATCTTCATGCAGCCCGACTGGTTCGGTGTGTGCCGGCATACTCTCGATATGGCCGCGGAAGCGGCGGGCAAGAACTACGTGATGCTGGTCGCCGATATGTACGGCGTGGGGTATGGCGAACGGGACAAGGACTTCGACGAACTCCTGGCCAGCGCCCAGGGCGCGCGCCGCGACCTGCCGCTCGTCCGTGACGGCGGTACGTCGGCGCTGAAGGCGCTGCTCGCGGTCGCGCGTGAACAGGCGCCTGTCGCCGATGGCCCGCTCGGCGCGATCGGTTTTTGCATGGGTGGCGGGATCGTCCTCGAACAAGCCCGTGCCGGGGCGGATTTCGCGGGCACGGTGATCTTCCATGTGACGCTGCCCAATCCGGTCGACGAATCTGCCACACCCGACTTCAGGGGCCGTGTGCTCGCGATCCACGGCCGCGCCGACCCGGTGACGCCGAAGGACATGATGGATGCCCTCGAAACCGAACTCACAACCGCTGAAGTGGATTGGCAGACCATGACCTTCGGCAACGCGACCCATGCGTTTTGCGTGCGCGGTGAGAGCAATCCCCCAATGACCCGGTTCGATGAAGAACTGTGCGGAAAATCCTATCGGATGATGCACGAATTCTTCGCGGAAACGCTCTAG
- a CDS encoding cupin domain-containing protein — protein MSQHPDRRPDEAADPLSALHHVGRFTDGDLLPHPIYGARAPGLTYAPFVTRRTGSVHTNFGVLELAPGARSDTMFHAYEKGVFVMSGTLDLMIGGQVHRLGEGHHALVPTGTTHAFHSPTDSAARWVMVESPQPKLPDTWRDTWFSGPTEWPTDAPAPDLADIRTTGIGKYANSQLPPPSEMVPDNLYGFSMRMLMDGNFGATHFFMFIINFPDGGMCNHHDHPFEEAYFILEGAVECEMDGRRYSLEAGDYAWTGVGSRHGFFPKAGQPVRWLEVQVPQPPRSEWQRWFSQWDYIETTLKF, from the coding sequence ATGAGTCAGCATCCCGATCGCCGACCCGATGAAGCCGCCGACCCGCTCTCGGCACTCCACCATGTCGGACGTTTCACGGACGGTGACTTGCTGCCCCATCCGATCTATGGCGCGCGGGCGCCGGGATTGACCTACGCGCCGTTCGTGACCCGCAGGACCGGCTCCGTTCATACAAATTTCGGCGTTCTCGAACTCGCCCCGGGCGCCAGAAGCGACACCATGTTCCACGCCTACGAGAAGGGTGTGTTTGTGATGTCGGGGACGCTCGACCTGATGATTGGCGGGCAGGTGCATCGTCTTGGAGAAGGGCATCACGCGTTGGTTCCCACCGGGACCACCCACGCGTTTCATAGCCCAACCGATTCGGCGGCCCGTTGGGTCATGGTGGAATCACCCCAACCGAAGCTCCCCGATACCTGGCGCGACACCTGGTTTTCCGGGCCGACGGAGTGGCCGACAGACGCGCCGGCGCCTGACCTGGCCGATATCCGTACGACCGGCATCGGGAAATATGCAAACAGCCAGTTGCCGCCGCCCAGTGAGATGGTCCCGGACAATCTCTACGGTTTTTCGATGCGCATGCTGATGGACGGCAATTTCGGGGCCACGCATTTTTTCATGTTCATCATCAACTTTCCCGATGGCGGCATGTGCAACCACCATGATCACCCGTTCGAGGAAGCGTATTTCATCCTCGAAGGTGCGGTCGAATGCGAGATGGACGGCCGACGCTACAGCCTCGAGGCCGGGGACTATGCCTGGACCGGCGTCGGCAGCCGCCATGGCTTCTTTCCCAAGGCGGGCCAGCCCGTGCGCTGGCTCGAGGTGCAGGTGCCCCAGCCGCCACGAAGCGAATGGCAGCGCTGGTTTTCACAATGGGACTACATCGAAACGACACTGAAATTCTGA
- a CDS encoding carboxymuconolactone decarboxylase family protein, producing MSRIEPLPEEELSEFAEFFEPVEKAMGFKPTANMIMARCPDVLRHVGRLAIVIMCEDGTIGLPLKWMIAHLASLSAGCRYCTAHTLSNGYDFGVPMEKVDAIWDYERSDLFSEGERAALAFAQVASMTPSGATDAHFAELRKHWSDNQIVEMVTVVSFFGFMNRFNDNLDVTLEDKPMQFALDHGLDKHGWTPADA from the coding sequence ATGTCGCGAATCGAACCATTACCCGAAGAAGAACTCTCGGAGTTCGCAGAGTTTTTCGAGCCGGTCGAAAAGGCGATGGGTTTCAAGCCGACCGCGAACATGATCATGGCGCGTTGCCCCGATGTGCTCCGTCATGTCGGCCGCCTGGCCATCGTCATCATGTGTGAAGACGGCACCATTGGCCTGCCGCTCAAATGGATGATCGCCCATCTGGCCAGCCTGTCGGCGGGGTGCCGCTACTGCACGGCCCACACCTTGAGCAACGGTTATGATTTTGGTGTGCCGATGGAGAAGGTCGATGCGATCTGGGACTATGAACGCTCGGATCTGTTCAGCGAAGGCGAGCGGGCCGCGCTGGCGTTTGCGCAGGTGGCCTCCATGACACCGTCCGGTGCCACGGATGCGCATTTTGCGGAACTCCGCAAGCATTGGAGCGACAATCAGATTGTCGAGATGGTGACGGTGGTCTCGTTCTTCGGGTTCATGAACAGGTTCAACGACAATCTGGACGTCACGCTGGAAGACAAGCCGATGCAATTCGCGCTGGATCATGGCCTGGACAAACATGGCTGGACCCCGGCCGATGCCTGA
- a CDS encoding DUF924 family protein gives MDSLSIDVLTFWFGDTDLTRDMEKRDIWFRSTLEFDAELAARYREVHERAGGGAFDHFVENPADCLALAVILDQVPRNIYRATPRAFATDAKAREVARMALDLGHDRGMANWHKMFLYLPFEHSENLADQDRACALYEPLGEERSYEAALAHREAIRKFGRFPHRNEFLGRVNTPGEEAYLEDPPLWGKTAAEVAEIEQRKAAQAAAEAG, from the coding sequence ATGGATTCTCTGAGCATAGATGTTTTGACATTCTGGTTTGGCGACACCGACCTCACCAGGGATATGGAGAAGCGCGATATCTGGTTTCGCTCCACGCTCGAGTTCGATGCCGAGCTTGCCGCGCGCTATCGCGAGGTTCATGAGCGCGCGGGTGGCGGCGCGTTCGATCATTTCGTCGAGAACCCCGCCGATTGTCTCGCGCTCGCCGTGATCCTCGATCAGGTGCCCCGCAATATCTATCGCGCCACACCCCGTGCCTTCGCGACCGACGCGAAGGCGCGCGAGGTTGCACGGATGGCACTCGATCTCGGGCATGACCGGGGGATGGCCAACTGGCACAAGATGTTCCTCTATCTGCCGTTCGAACACAGCGAAAATCTGGCCGATCAGGACCGCGCCTGCGCGCTCTACGAACCGCTCGGAGAGGAACGCTCCTACGAGGCCGCGCTGGCCCATCGCGAAGCGATACGCAAGTTCGGGCGCTTTCCGCACCGCAACGAGTTTCTGGGGCGGGTGAATACGCCGGGGGAAGAGGCCTATCTCGAAGACCCGCCGCTGTGGGGCAAGACCGCCGCCGAGGTTGCCGAGATCGAGCAGCGCAAGGCCGCGCAGGCCGCCGCCGAGGCAGGGTAG